The genomic DNA ATAGTTCATCCAGTGGTGGTGGCGGTGCATCAGTGGCTCGCCGGACAACATCACGAATCTCATCGCGAATCTCAGTTGTCATTTTTTTGTACTCGTCAGCGGTCAGATTGCCTGATTCGATGAGGTCGTGCGAAAGGTGATCAATCGGATCTCGCTTGTGCCATTGCTCTTCTTCTTCAGGAGTCCGGTACTTGCGAGGATCAGACATGGAGTGACCCTTGTAGCGATAGGTGCGAATTTCTACCAGATCGGGCTTGGAGTTCTTTCTTGAGAAGTCAACAATCTTTTTGAATTGGTCATGAACAGAAACGACGTCCATCCCTTCCTCGATCAGATGTCCCTTCATTCCATAAGCTTCAGCCTTGCGGTAGAGCGCATCGGCCAATGTGGTACCACGTGCGACTGAAGTCCCCATGGCATATCCATTGTTTTCGATGACAAAGATCACTGGAAGATCGAGTATGCCTGCGAGGTTCAGAGCCTCATGGAAAGCGCCTTGATTGATGGCGCCATCTCCCAGATAGCACACAGTGACTCGGGCGTGATCAGATTGCTTGAGAATCTCTTGCTCATACTTTGTCGCAAAGGCCAGTCCTGTTGCGAGCGGCGTCTGGGCGCCAACGATGGCATGCCCCCCATAAAGGTGTTTATCGCGGTCAAACATATGCATTGACCCGCCCTTACCTTTTGCACAACCATCAAATCTGCCGAAGAGCTCTGCCATACATCGATATGGATCCATGCCACGTGCAAGGGCGTGGCCATGGCAGCGGTATGCAGTAATGACTGGATCATCGTCATTGAGGGCCGTAATGGTGCCAACGGCGACTGCTTCTTGCCCGCTATAGATGTGGCAGAAGCCTCCGATAAGGCGGTTTTGATACGCCTGCATCGTGCGTACCTCAAACTCTCGAATGAGGAGCATTTCCCGTAGCCACTGCTTGAGCTTTTTTACACTTGAACTCTTAGTCACTTTGCCTTTGGCCTCGTCCTTTACTGGCGGTGCCACCTTTTCCTGAATGGTCTTTGTTGCTGTTGCTTTGGTCATGCGCAGTCTCAATCTGGCACTCGTATCTGGCGCTGCGATTTCCAGGGGCATCCCCTGGCAAAATATGTACAGCCAAGCCAATAGGATAGTGGATAGCATGATTTATGGCGCCCCCGGGGACTCTCAGAGGCTCTGGCGGTGTCTACGCGGATGGGTTGCCTGGGTACAGTATGTTCGTGCCTCTGCTATTCTGTCCGCGCTGTTTCGGCCTCAATCATAAATGGAGCCCCTATGAGCAACGGACCCCGACCAAATCTGGACAATGAGCCGCCAATTATTGATGGACCTGAGCATCATCGCACAGAGTCCTCCTGGACCAGTGACGATTCAACTGAGCGTAATGAGGCGGTTAACGTCTTATGGTGGATCTTCTGGGTGATCGTAATCGGGCTGGCAGTCATTGCCGGTCTGTTTGCGTTTTCGATCTTTTAGAGGATGTTATTAATGCATTTAGATCCTTCAACAACCTCCAGTCCGGTGGATCATCCTGCTGTGGCGTCCGGAGATGGGGCCGAAGCTGGCCCAGGCACAGGTGAAGCGCATAGCCAGGTCGACTGGTTCGAATGGGATACCTATGTCGAAATAGTTGAGTCATTTTTCGAACTTCACACCCTTGATCTCATTCTCACTGTCGTTTTTCTTTTGACTGCTGTGATTGCGGACATCGTCCAAAGATTTATGATTCGTAGGTTGCGTAAACGTGCTGAGAGAAATGGTCACGAAGTACGGTCTATTATTGCGGCTGCCATCACGGGTCCTTTGGGGTTTGGGATCTGGATTACGGCAATTACAACTTCAATACAGTTGTATGTTCCTGAAGACACCAGGGTCATTCCCGTGTTTTACGAATATGTCGGTGACATTCGTATTCTTGTCATTATTGCGTTACTCGCATGGTTCATTGCTCGGTGCCTTCGGCGGAGCGAAGTGGTTGTTGTCAACCGGCACCAAGCCGCCAATGCTGAGTTTGACCTGACTGCATTACAAGCACTTATGGGCTTTGGTGTGATCATGGTTTGGATCGTTGCGGTACTGGTGGGTTTTCAATCGCTCGGTTTCAATCTGGCAGCCTTGCTGACGATCGGTGGTGTCGGTGCGGCAGCAATCGGATTTGCGGCTCAGGATTGCATCTCGAATTTCTTTGGAGGTTTGATGGTGCTTTTCAATGCGCCATTTAAAGTGGGCGATTGGATTCAGTCACCAGATCGAGAACTTGAGGGCACCGTGGAGCGGATTGGTCTTTATGCGACGGTCGTTCGTTCATTTGATAAGCGGCCAATCTATGTGCCGAATTCTATTTTCCTCAAGGCTATTACTGTCAATCCATCAAGAATGACCAATCGACGGATTAAGTTTAATTTGACTTTGCGTTATCAAGATTTGGGTCAGGTTCAGGCGGTGAGTGATGCCATTAAGAAAATGCTGATGGAGCATCCAGAGATTGATACTGCGCAGACGATGCTGGTTAACTTCACAACATATGGTGACTCATCGATTGATATCATGATTTACACATTCACAAAAACGACCGTCTGGGCCAAGTTTGAAGATATACGGTCGGATGTGCTTCTTAGGATTGGTGGCATTGTCAAGCAACATGACGCTGACTTTGCATTCCCAACACGTACGATTGAGTTTGCTGGATCTCCGCCACAGGACGTTCAACCATTAGGCGTCTCCAGTTAAAACGATGACATGAAGTGGAGTTTTTATGAGCAACCATGCAAATGATTTGATGACCGTGGCGACACCGCAGTCTGAGGTAGAGGCCCAGGTCTTGGTCGATGCGCTTAATGATGCAGGCATCAAAGCGGTTGCTTTTGCATCCGCTACTGGGGGGACAGCCCTGCCTTTCCCGGGGGGTGTCGCAGTTCAGGTCCCAGAAGCTGATGTGGATCGAGCGAAAGCGATCATTGCCGACGTTGGCACGGAAGGGGCCCAGATTGACTGGGATAATGTTGATGTTGGAGAGGCAGAAGGTGATGGTTCAGACGCTTAGCGATCTTTGCCTAATACGTACGCATACACAGGGCAACCTTGGGGCCATGCCCACCTCCCTGGTCCATTGAGTATGGTTCATTGCCTAAAATTCAATGTTCATTGGAAAGATAGATTTAAAATGGCAGGGCTGCGGCTGTTGAGGGGCTATGGGGCCTCTGGTACGCTGCCTCTCTGCATGCAGGTACTGCAAAGATGCGGGTGTAGCTCAATTGGATAGAGCATCGGTCTACGAAACCGAAGGTTACAGGTTCGAGCCCTGTCACCCGCGTTGCCAAGCAGTCATCAATCGCATGTAAAACCCACTTTGAGCATTTGATCAATGTGAACTGCTGCCTGCAGTACTCGATCTTGCCCCCTCATCAGACTGTCAAGTAGATCTAAACAACGATGGTCTTGTCAATGTCACGGATCAACTCGCGGTGATTGCAGGCTGTGGAGTGTGCCAATAGTCGGTTTCGAACGGTGAACTAGAACCCGCCGTCGCGCATTTTTTCGATTGACTCAGAATAGGGATACGATGCAAAGACACCTGTTGGTGCGAGTTCCCACATACGGAGTGATGGATAGACGTCGCCACAGTAGCCAGATTCATGCATCGTTCGCAGCACGGTCTCGAAACTCGGTTCATTACCTGAGGCATCAACGAGTCGGTTTGACTTAGCGCCTAAGAAGCTAATCGATGCGCAAGGCAGTCGGTCATAGCGATGTTCAAGCATACGGCCTATTTTCCGGAAGCCACCAGCAATGTCGTTGAGTGTGAAGTGGTCCCGATCCGGGTGGCGTAAAAGTGCCAGTACCTCAACAGCGTCCATGTCGTATTTAAGAACCAGTACATCATCAGGTGATGCTGAGCTCGCAAAGGTACGAGCATGCATCGTGATAGAATCGGCATTCCATTGGCTGGTTGGTAGCAGATCTGCAAGATGACCAATGATGCCATTGGCATTGTCGTCAGGATTCACGCCACAAATCAAAGTGCGATAGCGGCGAGAGAGCATGTCATTCAGTAGATGTTGGCCCCATTGAATACGGACACATCGCCCATCCGGATTCGCGTCCTTTGGATTGCCAGCCGGTAAAAGTACCACACGATCAGCCCGTCGATCGGCGTGCATAAGGGCATCGCCCTCGCCATCATAAAGCTTGGGGACATGTTCTTCTGATGCTGTTTTTGTCATGGCGAATCTCCTCATAGAACAACGGTTTTGTTCTGCTCGCGGTATTCATCATACCAGGGCAATTCCAAAACGAGGAAGATCGCTATTGCATTGCATTGGCCGATTGAATCATGCTGTCCCAGCCAATCTACGGACAGTCATCATGAAGCCTCGCTTCATATTGGCGTACATAGCCCAGACAATGAGGCTGTAAATCAGAGCGCCCACAACAGCACCAATAAAGAGCGTGAGGCGAGCTGTGAAAACGCTGTCGTTCAGTGCATCGGGGATCATTTGGACAGGATATGAACTTGTGTAGAGCACGTTGATTGGGCTGAGGCTCTCGATGAAGGCGCCCGCGAAAGAGAAGTTCGCCCCAGCGGGAATACCACAGAGACTGAGGAGGCCCAAAACACTTCCAGCGGTGAGTACCGAGAAGACCACGGAGGAAATGGTGCTCTTGCTGCGGATTGACCATTGCAGGCCAACCATCACGCAGAAGGCAGTAAATGGTACCAGTACCAGTATGAGTGCGATGACCACTTCAGGGAGTACCAGTGGCAGCACCAGTGCACTACCACCAAATGGGTTTGGTATTGATGCGGTGGCCCCGCGCCCAAAACCATCACTTAAGACAAAGATGGCGACAATGAGCATCGAGGTGATTGGAACAGCCATCATGGGCGCAAGAAACTGAACAATGCCTCGGAGTTTGCCAGCGATATAGGGGCCCGGTTGAATAGGCGTCGTCAGAATGAGATCAAGGGTTCCATCTTCACGTTCACGAGCCACTGCTGTGGCGCTCATATTGATGGCGACCAGCGTAATGACGATGACCTCAGCAGCAACAAGTACCGTGATCACTTGCTTGGCCACCTTTTGGTCAACGGTGTCTGTTGCCATGAGAACTGTCAATAGAAATGGGATTGCAATACCCACAATGACAAATCCCCAGCGACCAAGAATGGAGGGCAGGTTACGACCACGATTATGCGATTCTCGCCATGAAATTGGATTACGGCCAACCGGTCGTGGGACGCGCGTTGAGCTGCCAACAGCACTGAGCCCAACCAGTCGACGCCACCACGGAAGGCTGCCGGTGGCCATTCCAATCATACGAACACGCAGTGTTGAATAAGCAACCATCAACCCAGATAGGATCAAACAAATCCAACAGAATGTTGCAATGGGATGGGAAAACCACAGGTTTGAGATCCAAGAGCTTGAATCTGTTGGTGGACGGGCAATATAAGAATTTGAATAGAGTAGAACTTCGAGTGCTAAAAACGGATTGAGTGGGGTGAGTACAGTGGAAAGGTCTGTGATCGATCCGGCACGAACCGGTTGTCGGATCTGTATGTCAGCGGCATAGGTCAGAAATAAGTAAATGATGACGCAAAAGTAGAAAAGAAACACGGCGCGCTTTCCAGCCGTACGGGTGACCGATAGTGTGACGGCAATAGCCGCCACCAGCAGCGCGCTGCATGCAGCAATGGCGTAACTTTGGAAAATGGAGCTACCAGGAACACCACCAAAATATTGGGTGACAGCAAAGAGCGGGAGGCTGGCAAGGAGCAGGGCCAGTACAAAGAACAATCGTCCAAAGAGATTGCCAAGCACAATCTGCATCGAGTTCAAAGGTGTTGTCAGCAGGATGTCCCAGGTTCGCGGTGATGCTTCTTGAGCAATGGCACCTGCCATGAACACTGGCGTCAACAAACAGATCAATCCAACCTGAAGCAAACTGACCACGGTAAAGAGCTGGGCGCCACCAGCAGCAAAGCTGCGCATGGACATAGAGCTGCCACCGATCTCACCGAGCAAGACAAAGAGCATGACCACAATCATGATGGCCAGATATCCAGAGCGGAGATAGAGATGGCGCACCCGCCTCGAACCACCTTGGATCAGACGGAGGCAGATGGGGTTGGTTGGAAGCAGTCGCAAGACCCAGTTGAGTATGGCTGGCATGGCGAATCTTCCTGCATTGGAGAACTTAGGGAGCAAAAGGTGTTTGTAGGCTGCAAAAGCCCATTCTGGACCTGGGAGGCCAGGGGGTGTATCGGACGCTAGAGCCGAGCTTGACGGAAAATGATCTCACTGCCTCAGGGATCCAGTCTTGACGGGTTCAAGATGCTGTCGATAATAGTAGATACTCGCTGAGAGGCGAGGACGACTGGCTGATGAGCAGCGTGCTGATCACAGTCGATGACATTACACACGGCCCGCTCGGTCCAGGATCGCAGTGCGTTCGTTTAGAGGCTATCTACAATTGCTGCCTCCAGTGTTGATCACTGTTGGAGAGGGTAATTCGGATAGCACGAATAGATTGAATTAGTTCGCGACAGTAGTTTTTATTTTTTTTAGTATCTACTCCGGAGTTTTAGCCCCGAATCAGCACATAACGTCTATTGAAGGCTTTTCGTCATCTATTGGTAGAAACGGCATCTCAGCTGGTTCACGGTAGGGTGAAGAAGGCAACTTTATGTACACGGGGCGATTTCAGCTGTCGTCATTTCGATCAATTCGTATAAGCGGACTTACGGTAATGAGTGCCATGCTCTTTTGACGTGATGGCACGCTTGGGTATGGATTGAGCGGTCTCTTCCCAGATTAGATTGGGGTTGCCAGTGCTATTATTGGGCGTTGAGGGGACTGGACTGGTCTTGTGGATCATTGCTGCGGCTGTAGGCGGCGCCATTTTTTCTTGGCTGCTTATCGCTCAGCTCACAGGCGGCACCATTAGCAGAGCCCGCAAGGAAGCGGAGCGTCGATTAGAAACTGCGGAGCGCGAGGCAGAAAGTATTCGCGGCAAGTCGGAGTTGGACGCGGAACGTTTTGTGCGGCAACAGCGAGAGACCTTTGATAAAGAACAGGCCGCAGCGAAAGCTGATTTCAAGAAAGCAGAAAAACGTCTGGCAAGCCGCCAAGACAAACTGGATTCAAAACTGGATCGCCTGTCGTCAAAAGAGAATAAGCTTGATCAGCGGCATGAATCTCTGTTGAGTAAGGAAACCGCACATGAGGAGGCCATTGTGTCTCTTCAAAAAGAACGAGATCAAATTCGTGCTCGGTTGGCAGAGGTTGGATCGCTTACGGAAGAGGCTGCTCGCGAGCAGCTGCTTGAAGAAGTTCGACAGTATGCTGAGCATGATGCTCGCGAGCTATCGCAGCGTATTTTAGATGAAGCAGAAACAGACGCGCGCGGCAAGAGTCGTGAGATCACCTTGATGGCTATCCAGCGTTATGCCGCAGAGCATGTGGCTGATTCAACAGTTCGATCGGTCCGGATTGCATCAGATGATCTCAAGGGCCGAGTCATTGGCCGTGAGGGGCGAAATATTCGAGCATTGGAACGTGCTACTGGAGCGGACATCTTGGTTGATGATACGCCCGGCGTTATTTCAGTTTCATGTTTCGATCCCGTGCGTCGGGCGATTGCGGGCGAGGCGTTAGCCAAGCTCGTCGAAGACGGTCGAGTGCATCCCTCTCGAATTGAAGAAGTTGTTGCCTCAGTCCGTGCCGACATGCAAGAGCGCATTAAGACCTACGGTAGTGATGCAGTGATGGAAACGAGCATTCGAGGTCTTCATCCCAAGATTGTTGAAGCACTGGGCAAAATGCACTTTCGCACAAGTTATGGGCAGAACGTGCTTCGGCACTCTATTGAAGTTGCATTCCTGAGCCAGATCATTGCTGATCAATTGGGGCTTGATGGCGACATCGGCCGCCGCTGTGGGCTGCTTCACGACATCGGTAAGGCGATGGACCATGAGATGGAGGGAACACATCCTGTCATTGGAGCTGAGTTCTGTCGTCGCCACGGCGAGAAGACCGAAGCAGTACTTAATGCGGTTGCCGGCCACCATGGGGATATCCCCGCAACCACACCCTATACACCGATTGTCATGGCCGCTGATGCGATCTCTGGAGCACGTCCAGGAGCGAGGCGGGAATCGATGGAGATGTATGTCAAACGTCTTGAGCAACTCGAATCTTTGGCGAGAGAACATGAGACCGTGACAGAAGCACATGCTATTCAAGCAGGGCGTGAAGTGCGGGTCATCGTGGATGCAAAGAAAGCTGATGATGCACTGGCATTTGATATTGCAAGTAAGATTGCCAAGCGTGTTGAAGAAGAGATGACTTTCCCCGGAGAGATTAAGGTGACGGTGCTACGTGAAGTTCGCGCCGAAGCAACTGCGAGATAATTCCGACAAAGTGGTGAGCCTTCTCACCAAAAATGTTTTTGGAGAGAATCGTCATGCCAATAAAGGCTACAGACGTCAGGCGTGGGCAAGCCCTGATTTTTAATGGTCAGTTGAACATCGTGCTCGATACCGATCACGTGAAGCCTGGTAAGGGGCCAGCGTATGTACAAGCGAAGATGAAAAACTTGGAGACAGGTACCATCAAGGTAAACCGTCTCAATTCATCTGATAAGCTTGATGACGTCAATATTGACCGTCGTGAAATGCAATATCTCTATGACAGTAGTGGTCAGGGTAATGGCCCTTTTGTCTTTATGGACAATGACAATTATGAACAGTTTGAAGTAGATGGTGATGTGCTTGGTTCTGATCAGAGCCAATGGCTCAAAGAGAACATCACGGTCAAGATTATGATGCACGAAGAACGCCCGTTGGGTGTTGAAATGCCACTGGTCGTGGAATTAGCGGTGACCGAGACGGCGCCACAGCCAAAGGGTGCTACAGCCACAAATCAACTCAAAACAGCCGTGGTCGAAACCGGTGCCAATGTGCGCGTGCCACCCTTTATTGAGATTGGTCAGGTCGTCAAGATCAATACCGAAACCGGGGAATACCTAGGCAAGGCATGATGTTCTCATGCAAACACTGACTGAGATTCGCCAGTTGTTAGCTGAGCATGGCCTTCGGCCACGTCGTCGCTTGGGTCAGAATTTCATGCATGATAAGAATCAGGTGGCCAAGCTGGTGTCTGCAGCAGCACTGGAACCTGGTGAACTTGTGTTGGAAGTCGGCCCCGGTACAGGCACGCTGACCGAAGCATTAATCGCAGCTGGGGCTCGAGTCGTCGCCAGTGAACTCGATGCTGGTCTTGCAGCGCTCATTCGTGATCGCTTTGGAGAAGAGATAACGATTGTTGAAGGCGACTGTTTAGCAGGTTCTGATTCACTTGCGCCAGCGCTTTTAACGGCCCTTGGTGATCAGCCCTTTGTGACGGTTGCCAATCTTCCATACCAGGTGGCGAGCCCACTGATGGTTTTGCTTCTTCAGACCTGTGTGAATTGCCGAGCTATTTTTGTGACCGTTCAGCTTGAGGTGGCCCAACGGATGACAGCAAGCCCTGGGACCAAACAGTGGGGGCCACTCACTGTCATGTTGCAGGCATTTGCTGACATTAAGCGGTTGGCGGTGATTCCTGCCAGCAGCTTCTGGCCAGAGCCAAAGATTAAAAGTGCACTTGTTTCCTTGCAGAGGCGGCCGCAGACGTTGATCTCAGACGCGCATGGATTTGGTCGCTTTGTGACCCAGCTCTTTACCAAGCGGCGTAAACAGTTGGGCGCTATTCAACCTACTTGGAAAGTGTCGTCGCTTGATTTTGATTGGACGAGACGTCCAGAGTCTTTGGCAATATCGGAATTGGTAACACTGTTTGAATTCGAGAAAAAAGCGAGGATGCAAAGAGAAGTACAATGAGCGATATGGATTCACAATTAAGGATTGCTATTGTCGGCGGAACTGGCGTCGGCGATGCCCTTGCAAATCAGCTGGATGCCGAAGGACGTCGCACTGAACGTCCTGAGACACCTTTTGGTTTGCCAAGCGACGCGATCCAACTCGGTTCTATTGAAGGAACGCCGGTGGCCCTCCTTCGGCGCCACGGTGCCCAGCATCAATTTAATCCGACCCATGTGCCATACCGGGCAAACATATTTGCCCTCAAGCTTCTGGGCTGCACGCACGTGCTTGCCAGCGGCGCCACTGGATCATTGCAAGAGTCAATCAAGCCGCGCGATCTGGTGCTTTGCGATCAGTTGATTGATCGCACCACAGCCCGTGATCAGCAGCGCACCTTCTTTGACGGGGCTGCGGTTCATGTCGAGTTTGCTGATCCCTGTTGTGGTGTGATGCGGCAATGGCTGATGAAAGCAGCTGAAAGCTGTGACGATCTCAAGCTGCATCCTCAAGGCACTTACGTGTGTATGGAAGGGCCTGCTTTTTCGACGCGAGCAGAGTCGCGTATGCATCGTTCCTGGGGTGGTGATCTCATTGGCATGACGGCTTTGCCAGAAGCTCGCTTAGTGCGTGAGGCAGAAATGGCGTATGCCTTGGTTGGTATGCCGACTGACTACGACGCCTGGCGCGAACATGATCCTGGACAAGATACAGCGACGGTGCTGACTGAGGTGTTGGCGCATCTCACCCATGCGTCTGATGCGTGTTTGAGATTAATTCGCGCGGCGCTGCGTGATGTCACCGTGTTGCGTGATACGCCCAGTCAGGCTGGTTCAGCGCTGGCCAATGCGATCTGGACATCGCCTGATGCCATTGATGTAGAGACGCGCCAAGCGCTAGCCCCGTTGTGGGGTAACCGTTTGGATGGGTAAGCCATTTCGTTAGAAACGGCGAACAAACAGGTCTATTGTGCCTAAAAATCAGCCAGATCGAGCGATGCTGAGGCGGTCGTTTCGCCATCGATCTGGTCGTATGCGATCCGAATCACCAGTTCGAAGTCAGGGAAGCGGCGCGTGACCTGCATATTAAACCGACGAAGATCATTGCGGCGGAAATCCCATTGCGGAAAGACCTTCACTTTGTAGCGCTTGCTGAGGTCGTACTCCCAGCCGATATCTAAAAGTTCAGATTCATTGAACGAGGTCATTCGGTATTCCACATAAGTCCTCATCTTTGGAGAGTGATCAAAGGACACCCCAACCGACGTTCGGGCCAGTTCATTGTTGTCCAAATCCCAAATGACATCGCCAGAGAAAGACATTGTGTCAGTGACCATCCAAACACCTTTTCCACGGAGATGGTCACCAAGTGATGAATACTGTGGTCGCCATGAGAAAAACTGCGGCGTTGGATACCGCTGATCGGGATCGTCTCCGGTCACGACGGCATAGGTATCGAGCGTGAGGAAATCGACTGAACGCCAGCGGCCGGGACCACCCCGTTGTGTTTGAAATGTATTTCGGATGCCGATTTGAGCCGCTGCACCATCCGCGATTTGATCGACGGAAGCATCGTATTGAGGGCGTTCAGCATCATTGAAATCATTGCTTGCATACCAGAGCATCAGGTAAGGCTCCAGGATGTGGCGCATGCGGTTGAGGTCGAGTAGTTCGTTTTTGACAGTGTTGTAAACGCGCTGAATTTCGGTATTGAGTCGTACGCCGATTGAACCCGACAGCAGCAGATTCTGCTCTTCATCCGCCTTGGTCGAGTACTCATCTAAGAAATAGGATGCTTCAACAGAGACAAAAGGTGTTGCTTTGAGCCAGCCAAGTGTGAGTGGCGCTGATAACTCTTGTCGGGTGTTTAGCTGTGTGACCCAGCTCTCGATGAGGCCCTGATTACGTAGTTCGTCAGAAAAGTCCTCATTTTTGGTAGCCACAAAGCCTTTGTTGCGGACGCCGGCTTCTTCCGGTGTTCCTGGTTGAAAGACCATGCGCATACGGCTGGCTCGATACTCACTTGAGTAGGTCAGGATATCAAAGAGATTGTCCCCATACCTGCGGTAGGTTAATTCCGGGAACTTGTCGACTTGGTATTGGCGGCTTGCGAGAAGCCATGCGTTCGAAATGAAGTTGTTGATTGAATAGTCTGCTAATGCCGTAAACGCAGTGTTTTGATCTTGGAATTTGGCATAGAAACTAGTCTCATACTCGCGCCGATCGTAATAGTCTTCCGAACGCCAAGATGAGACGTATGTTTCATCACTGATGTAGGAAAATTGAGCTTGTACAAGCCAGTAATCGCTAAGAATTGAAGTGTTTTTCCATAGAGCGAGGCCGCGCAGGTTTTCTTCAACCGCCAGGGTTCGCCCGGCAGCGGTTCGTTCTTCGCCCTGGTCAGACTGAAGATAGAGATCCAGTTCCCCGGAGGTGTCTCCAAAGTAATAGCCGGCATCAACTCCGCCACCAACACCGCGCGTCGTATATGCATCAAGTTTGAGGGTTGTATCGATGCCTTCGGGCGGATCCATACCCATCAACGACCAGAAATCCCAACGGGTTCCAATGATGGCGCCCTTATACTTGTTATATCCGGCACGAATACTCTTGAGCGGGAACCGACGGTGGGACCCGTGAAAGACCGGCCAATAGCCAACTGGGACGCCACCTGCACGGAAAGTATTGTGCTGGCTATGAAAGAAGATCTGCTCTTCATCAGCTGCATCTGCTGAGGGCACGCGATCAATCCTGACCTGCTCAGAACCAATGGCAAAGTGAGGCGTAAAAAACTCACTGGTCGAAATCGTGGCTTGGCGGGCATGCCATTGCTGATCAGCAGCTTGTCGGAGTTCGCCTGCACGTGCATAGAGCGGGAAACGGCCATCGCGATTGTATGTGCGCAAAACGGCATTGAGCATGACTGCCTGGCCATTCTCAAAGTCGTAGTAGACTTTTGGAGCTCGAATGACATATTCCCCATTATCAACATCTGCGACGACATTGCCTTCAAGGTAGATGCCAAGAATGTCCTCATTCGACATCTCTTCGGACATGATGTCCTTGACTGATCCGGGTTGCAGGAAAACCACACCGCGTTGTGCCGTGAGTGTGAGCGTAGAGAATTTGTCAAAGTCTTTGGTGCTGCCGGCGTGATACTCAATCATGACCGTGCCCATGATGCTAATCGTGTTCTGATCTGAGCCCGGTTCAAACTCGGCGCGACCAGCTATAAATCGAATTCTTCCATTTGGTGCCTGGAGCCACGGCGTTGAGTTCCCTCGATTGGGCAGCGATTCCATGGTGCTTGGTTCGATCTTCGGTGCCTTTGGTGGCGAACCGCCTGGAGTGGGTATGAACTCGGGCGCTTTATACTTCCTTTTGACCTGAGGCACTTGGCTTAGTTGCTGTGGTTTAGACACGACCTGCCAAAGATGTTCGGCCATGCGTTCATGGGCCATCTCTAAGAGTTGTGGCATGTCTGGTTTGCCGGGTGTCATGAGCGCCGTATGAATCTGTATTTTGCCGGTTGTACTTGCCGTAACCAACACATGATTCCCCGCCACACCGAGGCCTGCTGTTGAGGTGCGATTTTCAACTTGCGGGAAGTAAATGGCAATCTGGCTTATCAGCCCCTTGTCACTATCCATGCGATTAAGCCAAACAACTGCTCGGTTCGATTGAAAGGCATATTGGCCAATGTTTATTTTGACGTTGCCATCGAGCACGAGCCTTTGAGTTTCATTGACGGTCCAGTTCCAGACCCGAAGAGCTGAGAATGAAGCTTCTTCAATGATTGGCTCGATCGGTAAAACGATGCCGCTCAGTCGATCGCCAGAAATCTCAATTTCGCCAGAGGGCTTTTGAATGAGCTGGCCACTACCTAATGACGTGGCGGTTGCGGCAGCGTCGTCCCCTGGGCTTGGTGCGGGTGCAACTTC from Phycisphaerales bacterium includes the following:
- the efp gene encoding elongation factor P, with product MPIKATDVRRGQALIFNGQLNIVLDTDHVKPGKGPAYVQAKMKNLETGTIKVNRLNSSDKLDDVNIDRREMQYLYDSSGQGNGPFVFMDNDNYEQFEVDGDVLGSDQSQWLKENITVKIMMHEERPLGVEMPLVVELAVTETAPQPKGATATNQLKTAVVETGANVRVPPFIEIGQVVKINTETGEYLGKA
- the rsmA gene encoding 16S rRNA (adenine(1518)-N(6)/adenine(1519)-N(6))-dimethyltransferase RsmA encodes the protein MQTLTEIRQLLAEHGLRPRRRLGQNFMHDKNQVAKLVSAAALEPGELVLEVGPGTGTLTEALIAAGARVVASELDAGLAALIRDRFGEEITIVEGDCLAGSDSLAPALLTALGDQPFVTVANLPYQVASPLMVLLLQTCVNCRAIFVTVQLEVAQRMTASPGTKQWGPLTVMLQAFADIKRLAVIPASSFWPEPKIKSALVSLQRRPQTLISDAHGFGRFVTQLFTKRRKQLGAIQPTWKVSSLDFDWTRRPESLAISELVTLFEFEKKARMQREVQ
- a CDS encoding MTAP family purine nucleoside phosphorylase, with the translated sequence MSDMDSQLRIAIVGGTGVGDALANQLDAEGRRTERPETPFGLPSDAIQLGSIEGTPVALLRRHGAQHQFNPTHVPYRANIFALKLLGCTHVLASGATGSLQESIKPRDLVLCDQLIDRTTARDQQRTFFDGAAVHVEFADPCCGVMRQWLMKAAESCDDLKLHPQGTYVCMEGPAFSTRAESRMHRSWGGDLIGMTALPEARLVREAEMAYALVGMPTDYDAWREHDPGQDTATVLTEVLAHLTHASDACLRLIRAALRDVTVLRDTPSQAGSALANAIWTSPDAIDVETRQALAPLWGNRLDG
- the lptD gene encoding LPS assembly protein LptD, which codes for MSSPHSLTLGIDHPWRRASKLALVLSALLLLFTAGRINAQDSAADELPIPPPITKPIDIEVAPAPSPGDDAAATATSLGSGQLIQKPSGEIEISGDRLSGIVLPIEPIIEEASFSALRVWNWTVNETQRLVLDGNVKINIGQYAFQSNRAVVWLNRMDSDKGLISQIAIYFPQVENRTSTAGLGVAGNHVLVTASTTGKIQIHTALMTPGKPDMPQLLEMAHERMAEHLWQVVSKPQQLSQVPQVKRKYKAPEFIPTPGGSPPKAPKIEPSTMESLPNRGNSTPWLQAPNGRIRFIAGRAEFEPGSDQNTISIMGTVMIEYHAGSTKDFDKFSTLTLTAQRGVVFLQPGSVKDIMSEEMSNEDILGIYLEGNVVADVDNGEYVIRAPKVYYDFENGQAVMLNAVLRTYNRDGRFPLYARAGELRQAADQQWHARQATISTSEFFTPHFAIGSEQVRIDRVPSADAADEEQIFFHSQHNTFRAGGVPVGYWPVFHGSHRRFPLKSIRAGYNKYKGAIIGTRWDFWSLMGMDPPEGIDTTLKLDAYTTRGVGGGVDAGYYFGDTSGELDLYLQSDQGEERTAAGRTLAVEENLRGLALWKNTSILSDYWLVQAQFSYISDETYVSSWRSEDYYDRREYETSFYAKFQDQNTAFTALADYSINNFISNAWLLASRQYQVDKFPELTYRRYGDNLFDILTYSSEYRASRMRMVFQPGTPEEAGVRNKGFVATKNEDFSDELRNQGLIESWVTQLNTRQELSAPLTLGWLKATPFVSVEASYFLDEYSTKADEEQNLLLSGSIGVRLNTEIQRVYNTVKNELLDLNRMRHILEPYLMLWYASNDFNDAERPQYDASVDQIADGAAAQIGIRNTFQTQRGGPGRWRSVDFLTLDTYAVVTGDDPDQRYPTPQFFSWRPQYSSLGDHLRGKGVWMVTDTMSFSGDVIWDLDNNELARTSVGVSFDHSPKMRTYVEYRMTSFNESELLDIGWEYDLSKRYKVKVFPQWDFRRNDLRRFNMQVTRRFPDFELVIRIAYDQIDGETTASASLDLADF